The stretch of DNA CTAGTTCAAGTGGTTTTAGTATAAAACCATCTATCCCTGCAATAATAGCATCATTGATAAGTTCTTTGTCATTATGTGCAGTTATTATAATCGATGGAATATTGAAGTTTATTTTTCTAGCCTCTTTTATAAAACTTATTCCGTTCATCACAGGCATATTTATATCTGTAATAATTAAGTCAATTGTTGGGTCTTCTTTAAAAATATCTAATGCTTCTTGACCATTTTCAGTTAGTATAACAGTTGGAAAAATTGTTTCTAGAAGTTTTGCTATATTTAACCTAACTTCATAATCATCTTCTACGTAAAGAACTTTGATGTCTTTAGCTTCATTTATTAGATTTTCTAACTGTAATTTATTGACCATTATTACTCTTTTTATATTTTGTATCAAACATTCTACAAAAAATAAAAATAAAAATCAAAATTAAACGTTAGTTTTTAGTTATATTTTATAAATAATCACTTTATGTATGTCTTGCGGTCATATATTTTATTATTTATTGTTATTATTAAATAACCTTTCATGACATTATAGTGCTTGAACTTCATTATTTCTCCCACTTTAATATTATTTTTATTGTAAACTGATTTTGAAGATTGATAATGACCTCTTGAATTTCCAATAGTTACGTGGGGAATATCAGTTTTAAATCTAGAGTTTACAAAGACTTCAGTTATACAAATATTTTTGTAGTCTTTATTTGTAACTCTTTTATTTTTTATAATTTCTTTGTTTCCATCTTTATCATAAATGGCTAAAGCATAAGCATTATAGATTTTAGAGTTGGCAAAAATTGAGCCAATAAGTATTAATAGTAATAATGAAACTTTCATAATGGTTTATTCTACAATATAATTGCATATTTTTTGTGATTTAATTAACTTTTTGTGTTAAAATACAAAAAATATTTTATCTAGGACATTTATGAATTTTTTTAAATATATAAAAGCCGTTGGAACGGGACCAAAATCAAATAGAGATTTAACAAAAGAAGAAATAATTGAAGCTATTCAAGGGATATTAGAACAAAAATGTGAACCTGAACAAGCTGCAGCTTTTTTAATGCTTTTAAGAGTGAAACTTGAAAGTGAAGAAGAGTTAGCTGGTTGTTTACAATCCTTTGACAAATATATTAAAAGAGAAAATATTCCAGAATCTATTGAATTAGGTTTTTCATATGATGGAAAAACAAAACAACCTTATCTTTTCCCTTTATATGGAAAGATATTAAAAGAGTTTTTTGAAAAAAACAATCATATAAAACCACTTGATATTGTAATTAGTGGAGATTTCTGTCAACCAGCAAAAGAGGGAATTACTGTAAAAGATATTGCTACAAATATTGAGTTAGAAGACAATATTCATTTCTTTGATAGAAAAGATTATTTCAAAGAGTTATCTGATTTAACTGAACTTAGAAAAAAACTTTATATGAGAACAGTATTTAATACAACAGAAAAACTTTTAAATCCTGCAAACTCTAAATACTCAATTACATCAGCTTTTCATAAACCATATGTAGAGAAATACACAAAACTTTTTGGAAGCAACTATGAAAACCTTTTAATTTTAAAAGGGAATGAAGGTACAACAGAAGTTTTCTCTAACTTCAAATATTGGGTAAATGAAAATGGAAAAATCGAAGAAAAAAGCGTTGATTTAAAACAATTAGATATCAACTATACAAGAAAATTTGAAGATATCTCTTTAGAGCAAGCAATAGCATTTATTCAAAATCCTGATAAAGAAACAATTAAATTAGCTAAGCTAAATGTAGCTATTTTACTATTTGCAGCAAATAGAGTTGATTCAATAAATGAAGCCTACAATATGTTAAATGAAGAAAAGAAAGGATTTTTAAGCTTCTTTAAAAACTTATTTTCATAATATATAGTATTATATATTTAAGGATAAGTTATATTATGAGTCTTGTATCTGGTTTATTTAATACTTTTTTTAATCCTGATAAAAAAACAAAAGAAGAAACTTCACAGAAAAATGAAGAGGAGTTTTCTTCTTTTTTTGAAAATGTTAATTATCAAGAGTTACTAGATGACACCCTTGATACGATGAGTGATTTAGAAAAACAAGCTCACCTTGAAACACTTAAAGTTTTAAAAGAAATAGGTCTAAAAGAGGATGAACTTTATATTATCAATTTTCATATTCTAAATAAAAATAGTCTAAATCATGAACTTCCTTTTACAGAGGATGAAGAGAAACTAATTGAAAAATATGACTCTTTATTTGATTTTGCATTAGATACTATAAAAGATAGTAGAAAAAGACAATTGGGTTTTAAGAAGCTTCAGACTCAAACAAATATTACTGATGTTATGTTAAAGTCTTTAGATATTCACAATAATAAAACAACTCAAGAATATATCCTTAAAGTTGAAACATAGGAGAAAAGAATGGGTTATCACGATTTATTTTCAGGTTTTAAAAATAGTCTTAGTTATATGGGGCAAGCACAAGGTAGAATACAAGAAGGGTTTTATCGAGCCTATGATAAAGAAAATCCTATAACACCACAGCAAAGTGCTGATTTCACCTCTGCTTTTGTAGAGGAAGATTTTGCAGCAAGACTTGCAGAAGCTCAATTAAAAGCATTAAAGTCTCATGATGAGATGACTCAAACTCTAATTAATATAAAATCTTAAATAAATGAAAATTACTTTTTAAGTATAATATCCTTTTTATAAAGGATTTATGCTGTTTGACTTATTAAACTTAACATTATTAGCTGTTTTTATTCCTACATTTTTTATTGTTTCTATTACTCCTGGTATGTGTATGACCTTAGCTTTAAGCATGGGAATGAGTATTGGTTTAAAAAGAACATTTTTTATGATGTATGGAGAACTTATTGGCGTAGGGTTAGTTGCAAGTGCATCAGTTATTGGGGTTGCAACTATAATGCTAAAATACCCAACTATATTTTTAGTTTTAAAGTATGGTGGTGGAGCTTATTTAGCTTATCTTGGTATTCAAATGTGGATGTCAAAGGGAAAAATGGCTGTTAGTTTAGATGAGTGCTCTTATAGTGTTTCAAGAAAGAACTTAGCTTTGCAAGGGTTTTTAACAGCAATTGCAAATCCAAAAGGTTGGGCATTTTTTATTGCTTTACTTCCTCCTTTTATCGATAAAAATTTAGAATTAGCTCCACAGCTTTCAGTTCTTCTTTTAATAATACTGTTCTTAGAGTTTATGTGTTTGATTATCTATGCAAGTGGTGGAACAACTCTTAGAAAACTTTTGCAAAATAGTAATAATGTAAAACTAATAAATAAAATTGCAGGAACTATGATGATAGGAATAGGAATTTGGCTAGCTTCTAGTTAAGAGTAAAATGAAACTACTAATCAAATCTATTCTAATTTTAGCAACTATTTTTACAACAACACTTCTTATTATAAAGTTTAGTGGAGTTTTAACTGTTGAAGATATAAAAGAAATCTTCGCTACATTGAAGTCACAACCTTCTTATATTTTAGGAGGTTTAATTGTTTTACTTCTTTTTGTAGATTTATTTATTGCCGTTCCAACTATGACAATTATTATCCTTGCAGGGTATTTTATTGGTTTTGAATTGGCTGTGTTTTATACTTTTTTAGGACTTTTTTCAGCTTCTTTTACAGGTTACTTTTTATCAAGAAAACATGGTAAAAAGATTTTAGATAAACTTTCAAGTGATGAAGAACAAAAGTTAGAGATGACAGAACTTTTTAATAAATATGGAGTTTTAGTTTTAATTCTTTCAAGAGCTGTTCCTATGCTTCCTGAAATCTCTTCATGTTTAGCTGGAACTTGTAAAATGTCTTTTAAAAGATTCTTTTTTGCTTGGTCTTTAGGAACTATTCCATATTTATGTGTGATTGCATATGCAGGTTCTATTTCAAAACTTGATGACCCTATGCCTGCTATTTATGCAGCATTAGGTGTGACATTTGTTTTTTGGTTTTTATGGCTAATTTTTATGAAAAAGAATGGAATAAAGCTAAGAAATAAATAGTTTAATTCACAAAGAAAAACTCTTTGTGAATTAAGTTTTAATGATCTAAAATTTGTTCTAAGAATAGTTTTAATCTATCAGATTGAGGATTTTCAAAGAATTCTTCAGGGGTATTTTCTTCTACAATTTGCCCTGCATCCATAAAGATAACTCTATCTGCGACCTTTTTTGCAAACCCCATCTCATGTGTAACACAAACCATAGTAATACCTTCATCTGCTAATTCAACCATTACATCAAGAACTTCCCCAATCATCTCTGGGTCTAGTGCTGAAGTTGGTTCATCAAAAAGCATTATCTCTGGATTATTACAAAGACATCTTGCAATTGCAACCCTTTGTTGTTGCCCACCTGATAATTGATTTGGATATTTATGAGCTTGCTCTGCAATTTTTACTCTTTCTAAATAGTGCATTGCAGTTTCAATAGCTTCATTTCTAGGTTTTTTAGATACCCACGTTGGAGCAAGAATCAGGTTTTCTAAGATTGAAAGGTGAGGGAATAGGTTAAAGTGTTGGAAAACCATTCCTACATGAGTTCTAATCTCTCTAATTCTTTTTACATCTTCTGTTAATTCTAAACCATTTATAACAATTTGTCCTTCTTGGAATTGTTCTAGTCTATTCATACATCGAATAGTAGTAGATTTACCAGAACCAGAAGGTCCACAAATTACAATTTTCTCACCTTTTTTTACTTTTAAATTAACATCTTTTAAAACGTGGAAATCACCATACCACTTATTTACATTGTTCATTTCTATCATATATTCTAATTCACTCATTATGTTTTCCTATTTGTGATCTGTGTTAAATTTTTCTTCAATTGATTTAGCATATTTAGACATACTAAAACAAATAACCCAGTAAATAAAGGTTACAAATACATATCCTTCTGTTTCAAATCCTAACCAATTTGGGTCTGTTGATGTTAATGTAACCATTGCTAAAACATCAAATAATCCAATAATTAATACTAATGTTGTATCTTTAAATAAAGAGATAAATGAACCAACAATATTTGGAATTGAAATTTTAAGTGCTTGAGGTAAAATAATTAGCCCCATCGTTTGCCAATAATTTAATCCTATTGAATCAGCAGCTTCATATTGACCTTTTGGAATAGCTTGAAGACCACCTCTAATAACTTCTGCAATATAAGCAGCTTGGAAAAGTGTAATACCAATTAATGCTCTAAGAAGTTTATCAAAGTCCATATTCTCTGGAAAGAATAGTGGCAAAATAACTGATGACATGAATAATAGAGTAATTAAAGGAACACCTCTAATAAACTCAATATACATAACACTTATTGTTCTAATAATTGGCATATTTGATTGTCTACCAAGAGCAAAGACAATACCAATAGGGAAAGAAACAATAATACCAACAGCAGCTACAACAATAGTAAGTAGTAATCCACCCCATTTAGTTGTAGGAATAATCTCTAAACCAAAGCCACCATAAAGTAAAACTACTGAGATAATAGGAAAAGAGATAATAATAAATGCTCTAGCAAGAGTATTATTTATATTTCTAAATCCAATTGTATATAAAATAAAGATTGCAAGTACTAAGTTTGGTCTCCAGTATTGTTCTTCTGGATAGAAACCATAGATAAACTGATTGAATTTTTCATAAATAAAAATCCATCTAGCACCATCTTTTGTAATCTCTTCTTTTGTTCCACTCCATGTTGCATCAAAAATCATCCAATCAAGTAGAGGTGGAACTGTTATATATAAAAGGATAAAAGACAGTATTGTTAAAATAGAACTAATAATATCTGAAAATAGATTCTCTTTTAACCAGTGAACTAATCCTTTTGTTCCTGAAGGAGCAGGACGAGCTTGTTTTGTTTCATAAATTGCCATCTCTATCTCTCCTTAATCTTTATTTTTTCATTAATATAGTTCATGATAATTGAGATAACTATACTAATTGTTAAATAAACAGCCATTGTCATTAGAATAATTTCAATTGCTTGTCCAACTTGGTTTAAAGAAGTTCCTGCGAAGATTGTTACTAACTCTGGATAACCAATTGCCGTGGCTAGTGAAGAGTTTTTAGTCAAGTTAAGATATTGATTAATCACA from Arcobacter sp. F155 encodes:
- a CDS encoding glycosyl transferase, which translates into the protein MNFFKYIKAVGTGPKSNRDLTKEEIIEAIQGILEQKCEPEQAAAFLMLLRVKLESEEELAGCLQSFDKYIKRENIPESIELGFSYDGKTKQPYLFPLYGKILKEFFEKNNHIKPLDIVISGDFCQPAKEGITVKDIATNIELEDNIHFFDRKDYFKELSDLTELRKKLYMRTVFNTTEKLLNPANSKYSITSAFHKPYVEKYTKLFGSNYENLLILKGNEGTTEVFSNFKYWVNENGKIEEKSVDLKQLDINYTRKFEDISLEQAIAFIQNPDKETIKLAKLNVAILLFAANRVDSINEAYNMLNEEKKGFLSFFKNLFS
- a CDS encoding LysE family translocator, which encodes MLFDLLNLTLLAVFIPTFFIVSITPGMCMTLALSMGMSIGLKRTFFMMYGELIGVGLVASASVIGVATIMLKYPTIFLVLKYGGGAYLAYLGIQMWMSKGKMAVSLDECSYSVSRKNLALQGFLTAIANPKGWAFFIALLPPFIDKNLELAPQLSVLLLIILFLEFMCLIIYASGGTTLRKLLQNSNNVKLINKIAGTMMIGIGIWLASS
- a CDS encoding VTT domain-containing protein; translated protein: MKLLIKSILILATIFTTTLLIIKFSGVLTVEDIKEIFATLKSQPSYILGGLIVLLLFVDLFIAVPTMTIIILAGYFIGFELAVFYTFLGLFSASFTGYFLSRKHGKKILDKLSSDEEQKLEMTELFNKYGVLVLILSRAVPMLPEISSCLAGTCKMSFKRFFFAWSLGTIPYLCVIAYAGSISKLDDPMPAIYAALGVTFVFWFLWLIFMKKNGIKLRNK
- a CDS encoding amino acid ABC transporter ATP-binding protein, with the translated sequence MIEMNNVNKWYGDFHVLKDVNLKVKKGEKIVICGPSGSGKSTTIRCMNRLEQFQEGQIVINGLELTEDVKRIREIRTHVGMVFQHFNLFPHLSILENLILAPTWVSKKPRNEAIETAMHYLERVKIAEQAHKYPNQLSGGQQQRVAIARCLCNNPEIMLFDEPTSALDPEMIGEVLDVMVELADEGITMVCVTHEMGFAKKVADRVIFMDAGQIVEENTPEEFFENPQSDRLKLFLEQILDH
- a CDS encoding amino acid ABC transporter permease, whose amino-acid sequence is MAIYETKQARPAPSGTKGLVHWLKENLFSDIISSILTILSFILLYITVPPLLDWMIFDATWSGTKEEITKDGARWIFIYEKFNQFIYGFYPEEQYWRPNLVLAIFILYTIGFRNINNTLARAFIIISFPIISVVLLYGGFGLEIIPTTKWGGLLLTIVVAAVGIIVSFPIGIVFALGRQSNMPIIRTISVMYIEFIRGVPLITLLFMSSVILPLFFPENMDFDKLLRALIGITLFQAAYIAEVIRGGLQAIPKGQYEAADSIGLNYWQTMGLIILPQALKISIPNIVGSFISLFKDTTLVLIIGLFDVLAMVTLTSTDPNWLGFETEGYVFVTFIYWVICFSMSKYAKSIEEKFNTDHK